Genomic segment of Myxococcus stipitatus:
TATCTCCAGGCGGGTCGGGACAATGACCCGCGAGGCGCGGGCATCGGCTCGCTTCTCATCCAGCCCATCCAGTACGACAAGGAGAAGGGCCGCACCCCCTCCGGCATCCTTCCGCTCGAGCCCGAGGCCTTCATCATCGGGAAGTGATCCACCTGCGAGTGTGGGGCCAGCCCCCCGCTCGGACTGGGGAGTGCCCCCCACACTCCCTGGTTCAATCCCTCTCTCCTCTTGGCCAACCACTTGAAACTTCTGAGATTCACGCGAGGCCAAAGTGCGGATCGTCTCTTGCTAAGGGCTCGGGGCTGAAAGGAGTCACCATGTCACTCGTTCGAGTTGCTCCGCTGCTGATGCTCGGGGCATTCCTGGTCGTGAACCCTGGTGTCGCGCAGGCGCAGAACCCCACTACCAACGCGGACAACCCGGAGTGCCTCGGGGTTTCTTGTGGCCGTCCCCAAGAGGAGGGCGGAGGCGGTGGCTGTGGATGTGGCGGTTCGGTGTGGGTGAACTACACGGACGACGGCGACACGCTGGCGTACACGGATGACGCGGACGGCGACGGCCGCGCGGACGACCGGGACAACTGCCCCTTCGCGTCCAACCGCGACCAGACGGACGGCGACAGCGATGGCGTGGGCAACGCCTGCGACAACTGCTCGGCGCTCTCCAACTCCACCCAGCGCGACGCGGACGGCGACGGCAAGGGTGATGACTGCGACGAGGACCAGGACAACGACACCATCCTCAATGCGCAGGACAACTGCCCGCTGATTCCCAACCGCGACCAGTCGGACCTGGACAAGGACGGCGCGGGCGATGTGTGCGACCCGGACGACGACAACGACGGCCATTTGGACGGGGCCGACACCTGCCCGCGCTGGGGCAACTCGGACCAGAGTGAGCGGCCCACCGACGGCACCCAGTGCCGCGTGGACGCCGACGGCGACAACATCTCCGACAACGGCGACAACTGCCCGGGGCTCTCCAACACCGACCAGGCCGACAAGGACCAGGACGGCATGGGTGACGCGTGCGACGTGGACGTCGACGACGACGGCATCCTCAACGACGCGGACAACTGCCCGGAGGTGAAGAACCGCGAGCAGACGGACGACGACCGCGACGGCCTGGGGGATGCGTGCGACCGCCTCTACTGCCTCGTCGTGGACCCGACGCAGCCCTTGAAGTGCCTGGACCCGAAGGCGCCCTTCACGGTGAGCGCCGGTGGCACGGCGAAGCTGGCCAGCGCGGGTGAGGGTCTGCGTCCGCCGCTGTTCGCCAACCGCAACGGCGCCGCCATGGAGTACCGCTGGACGGTGACCAAGCGTCCGGAGGGTTCCAACGCGGTGGTGGAGAATCCCCAGGGCGCGGTGACGCTGAGCCGCGACTGGCAGTACACGTACGTGGACGGCAGCGTGCCGCACTTCGTGCCGGACTCCGAGGGCACGTACGAGCTGACCGTGGAGGCCCGCCTGGCCTTCGCCGACCGCGTCTTCCCGGACCAGCGCGTCTCCACGTCCACCCTGGTGTTGACGGTGGGCAAGGGTGACGGCGATGGCCCCAACTGCTCCTCCGTGCCCGCTGGCTTCAGCCTCACGGCCCTTGGCGCCGCCCTGCTGGGCGTGCTGATGCGCCGCCGCCGCCGCGAGCCGTAAACCCGTCGTCCCCCCGCCAGGAGGTCGTTTCCCTATGCGCCGCCTTGTTCGTCTCCCGCTGCTCGCGGCGGGCCTCCTGGCCACGGGACTGCTGTCCTGTACCGACTCGATGCTCGAGCCCCGGACGGAGCAGCAGTCCAATGTCGACAACCGGGTGATGCTCCAGGGGCGCGTCTGCACGCGCCCGCCCAACCCCTCCGGCTTCCCCGTGAAGGTGGTGGTGGTCATCGACGAGTCGGGCAGCATGTGCATCTCCGACCCGCCGGGCGCGCAGCGCGACAGCGGCTTCTGCCAGCGCGCGGAGGTGCAGGCCATCATCCCGCCCGGCGTCACGGAGCCCGCGCGCGTGCGCGCGCTCAAGCGCCTGGTGACGCAGTTCCGCGAGGTCAACGCGCGGGGCGGCAACGTGCAGGTGTCCGTGGCCCCCTTCGAGACCAACGTGCGCAACGTCTGGCCTCCGGTGGCGACGGGCAACCGCTTCGCCCGGCCGGACACCAACATCGACAGCTACATCGACGGCCTGCAGAGCCAGCTGGGCAAGGGCACCGACTACCAGGGCGCCCTGTCCTACGCCTACAGCCTCATCGCCAGCGACATCAACGCGGTCTCCCTCTCCAACCCGGAGCTGCTGCCGCGCACCCGCTACGTGGTGGTCTTCCTCACGGACGGGACGCCGTACCCGCGCTGCTCCGCCAGCGACAACCTCAGCGTCTATGCCTCGCCGGACAGCCCGGACCTGACGTGGCGGGACTCGCTCACCGACTTCTGCAACGCCACGGACCCGGAGGACCAGATTGAAGGGTTCGAGGTGGGCACGGACCGCAACCAGAACTACCAGCTGTTCAGCTACGTGCGCCGGCTGATGGAGCTGAAGGAGCAGAACAACGTCGGCGACGTGCGCATGCACACGGTGCTGCTCTTCAATCAGGAGGCGGTGCGCGCCTGCGGCCCCATCTGCCAGGACATCTATGGTGTCTACCCGGGCGTGCCCCAGTCCGAGTACCCCGCGGCGGCGAAGAAGATTGCCTCGTGGCTCCTCAAGCGCTTCGCGGAGCTGGGCAACGGCGTGTACCAGGAGTTCAACGACACGCGCGAGATCTCCAACCTGGGGTTGGGGGCGCTGGACTACTCGTCCTTCGCGTCGCGCAACGTGATGAAGACGCTGATGGTGGAGTCGCTCAGCTCCGCGCCGGGGCTGGACTCGCGCGTGGTGGACAGCGACGGCGACGGCGTGCCGGACGACGTGGACAGCTCGTTCGCGCTGAAGACGAACCCGTTCATCCCCGACAGCGACCGCGACTGCCTGGATGACGGCTTCGAGTCGCGCCGCGCGGACCAGGGCTTCAAGGCGGACAATGACTTGGATGCGCGCGGGTGTGACCCGAATTCTCCGCTGACGCCGCGCTGCACGTGCCGGGACACGGACGGGGATGGCCTGTCGCAGTTCGCGGAGGCGTACCTGCGCACGCGCGAGACCATCGTCGACAGCGACGGTGACGGCATCCCCGACAGCATCGAGGCCCGCTGGGGCCTGGACCCGCTGGCGCCCACCGTGGCCGGGCTGGACACGGATGGAGACGGCCTGCCGGATGAAGTGGAGCTGCGCGCGGGCACGGACCCGACGCGACGGGACAGGGCCTTCTTCGAGAAGAACGGCTACCAGTACGAGACGCGCATCGCGGAGGTCCGCCCCAACGGCAGCATCTGCTACGACTACACTGTGTCCAACCTGACGATGGTGACGCCGCCGGACCGGCCGGGCTCGCCCAAGCAGGGCTTCAACCTCTTCCGGCTGTGGTTCGCGGAGGCGCCGGAGAGCGGCGTGGCCACGGACTACGGCGTGTGGCAGGCGGCCTGTGCGTGGGCGCAGTACGCGCCGCCCAGTGTGCGCATCCCCGTGGGGCCGGAGCTGACGCTGACGAACGAGAACTTCAGGGTGCCCACGGAGCTGGGCAATCCCTGGGAGAATCAGGGCCGCTGTGTGGGAACGCCCCCGTCGGGCTCGCAGGGAGGATTGGTTCCGTGAGTGTGGCTGGTCGCGTTCTGGCGGGGCTCCTGGTCTCGTTCGTGGTGGTGGTGGCCTGCACCGACTCGTACCTCTATGACCCGCGCCGGGACGTGGAGGTCCCCGTGGACCGCTCCATCTCGTTGCAGGGCCGCTTCTGCGCGGTCGGCTCCAATGAGGTGGTGCGCCCCATCAAGATCATCGTGCTGATGGACGCCTCGCAGTCCATGCGGGTCAGCGACCCGGACGGCACGCGCGCCACCGCGCTGGTGCAGTTGATTGAGAACCTGCCGAGGGACCCGGAGGTGCAGCTGGCGGTGGCGTTGTTCGCCGGCAGCACCACGGCGTTCCTCACCCAGAAGCCGGGCAATCCGCCGGAGGATGGCTTCGTGCAGGTGTCCAGCCTCGACGCCGCCGCGATGCGGAGCCTCACCGAGCGGCTGCTCACCTTCCGCAACCCCGACACCTCACCGAACCGGGACTCGACGGACTTCGTCAAGCCGCTGTCGGACATCTACTCGCTCATCAACTCGGACATCGCGCGCAGCCGGCTGGAGCCGGGCGGCGCGGAGGCGCTGGCGCAGGCGCGCTACTCGGTGCTCTTCCTGTCGGACGGCAAGCCCACGTCGAACCAGGACAGCGAGCTGCTCCAGGGCGACGCGGTGGTGCGCATCCGCCAGCTGAGGGACCTGGTGGAGGACGTGCGCGTCAACACCGTGCATGTCTTCAACCCCACGCAGCCGGTGTCGTCCATCTGCGACCTGACGGGCGACGCGGGCTGCCCGCTGCTCATCATCAACCAGAACGCGGACCGGCTGGAGAAGATGGCCGCGCTGGGCGGCGGCAACTTCCGCGACTTCCGCAACAACGAGCCCATCAACTTCCTGGACTTCTCCTTCGGCCAGGTGCGGCGCACCTTCGTCGTGAAGGAGGTGGTGGCGACGAACTTCTCCTCGCCGCCGGGCAGCCCGCTCGACGAGGCGGACACGGACGGCGACGGCCTGACGGATGCGCGCGAGGCGCAGGTGGGGACCAACCCGAACAAGATGGACACCGACGGCGACGGCTTCAGCGACGGCGTGGAGGTCTACTTCCGCGAGCGCGGCGTGGACTTCAACCCGACGCAGGTGGCCGACCCCGACGGCGGTGGGTTGGACAAGGGCTGTCCTCCGCTCCTGAGGGACCAGGACTCCGACTGCGACGGGCTGCTCGACTGCGACGAGCAGTTCATCGGCACCAACTCCACGCTGGCGGACAGCGACCGCGACGGCGTGCCCGACGGCATCGAGTGGCGCGGCGGCACGCAGGGCGCGAGCAACGACCTGGACGAGGACCCCGACAACGACGGGCTGTCGAGCCGCGCGGAGCTGCGCCTGCACACCCGCCCGCTGGAGGTGGACACCTCGCGCCTGGCGGCGGAGGGCTACCGCTACCTCTTCGAGGCGGACGGCCCGCCGGATGAGCAGGGCCGCCAGTGCTACACGCTGCGCGTGGACAACGTGCTGCTGGCGCCCACCATCGCCGCCGCGGATGA
This window contains:
- the mtsD gene encoding cell-cell cohesion protein MtsD, whose product is MRRLVRLPLLAAGLLATGLLSCTDSMLEPRTEQQSNVDNRVMLQGRVCTRPPNPSGFPVKVVVVIDESGSMCISDPPGAQRDSGFCQRAEVQAIIPPGVTEPARVRALKRLVTQFREVNARGGNVQVSVAPFETNVRNVWPPVATGNRFARPDTNIDSYIDGLQSQLGKGTDYQGALSYAYSLIASDINAVSLSNPELLPRTRYVVVFLTDGTPYPRCSASDNLSVYASPDSPDLTWRDSLTDFCNATDPEDQIEGFEVGTDRNQNYQLFSYVRRLMELKEQNNVGDVRMHTVLLFNQEAVRACGPICQDIYGVYPGVPQSEYPAAAKKIASWLLKRFAELGNGVYQEFNDTREISNLGLGALDYSSFASRNVMKTLMVESLSSAPGLDSRVVDSDGDGVPDDVDSSFALKTNPFIPDSDRDCLDDGFESRRADQGFKADNDLDARGCDPNSPLTPRCTCRDTDGDGLSQFAEAYLRTRETIVDSDGDGIPDSIEARWGLDPLAPTVAGLDTDGDGLPDEVELRAGTDPTRRDRAFFEKNGYQYETRIAEVRPNGSICYDYTVSNLTMVTPPDRPGSPKQGFNLFRLWFAEAPESGVATDYGVWQAACAWAQYAPPSVRIPVGPELTLTNENFRVPTELGNPWENQGRCVGTPPSGSQGGLVP
- a CDS encoding VWA domain-containing protein, which produces MSVAGRVLAGLLVSFVVVVACTDSYLYDPRRDVEVPVDRSISLQGRFCAVGSNEVVRPIKIIVLMDASQSMRVSDPDGTRATALVQLIENLPRDPEVQLAVALFAGSTTAFLTQKPGNPPEDGFVQVSSLDAAAMRSLTERLLTFRNPDTSPNRDSTDFVKPLSDIYSLINSDIARSRLEPGGAEALAQARYSVLFLSDGKPTSNQDSELLQGDAVVRIRQLRDLVEDVRVNTVHVFNPTQPVSSICDLTGDAGCPLLIINQNADRLEKMAALGGGNFRDFRNNEPINFLDFSFGQVRRTFVVKEVVATNFSSPPGSPLDEADTDGDGLTDAREAQVGTNPNKMDTDGDGFSDGVEVYFRERGVDFNPTQVADPDGGGLDKGCPPLLRDQDSDCDGLLDCDEQFIGTNSTLADSDRDGVPDGIEWRGGTQGASNDLDEDPDNDGLSSRAELRLHTRPLEVDTSRLAAEGYRYLFEADGPPDEQGRQCYTLRVDNVLLAPTIAAADDAGVVTRGAGFNNVALSVAMVPADDPTARTMVRTFRVDSVRYPVGGIKSPADGVVRVTPEDFIDGCPGRPDAVPPTP
- the mtsC gene encoding cell-cell cohesion MYXO-CTERM protein MtsC — its product is MSLVRVAPLLMLGAFLVVNPGVAQAQNPTTNADNPECLGVSCGRPQEEGGGGGCGCGGSVWVNYTDDGDTLAYTDDADGDGRADDRDNCPFASNRDQTDGDSDGVGNACDNCSALSNSTQRDADGDGKGDDCDEDQDNDTILNAQDNCPLIPNRDQSDLDKDGAGDVCDPDDDNDGHLDGADTCPRWGNSDQSERPTDGTQCRVDADGDNISDNGDNCPGLSNTDQADKDQDGMGDACDVDVDDDGILNDADNCPEVKNREQTDDDRDGLGDACDRLYCLVVDPTQPLKCLDPKAPFTVSAGGTAKLASAGEGLRPPLFANRNGAAMEYRWTVTKRPEGSNAVVENPQGAVTLSRDWQYTYVDGSVPHFVPDSEGTYELTVEARLAFADRVFPDQRVSTSTLVLTVGKGDGDGPNCSSVPAGFSLTALGAALLGVLMRRRRREP